CTGTTACTTGCCTCAATGACTTCTTCAATCTCCGACTGACTCGCGTTGTCTATGTGTATTCCCACAGTCACCGCAGTTATCCGCTTGATGGACTTGCATATTCGTTCTGCAAGTGAACTGGCAAGGAGATAGTCCTTGTGACCGGGGAGAGTCAGAGTGCTGACACTGATTGTCATAGCATCTCGGTAGTGACTCCTAGCAGGGTACGCAACTGCCACTCCACCGATGTGATGCTCGTCGCCGCCATAGACGGCCACTAACAGGTCCTGACCCAGTACCTGTGCACTCATCACTAGCCTGTGCTTGCCTACATGAGAGTCGAACTGCATAGTATTCACTCTGAAAGACAACACGCTCTGGCTGTAATGCTTTCGGTCTGGTGCCATGCGGAAACATGGAACAACTCACTGCGAGTCTGCCTCTCTCGACTGGCGTTGCATCCGCCACGAGAGAGTCATTGTCTTGGGATGAGCAGCTCGGTATTCGTCCAGATGACCAATCGCCGTGGAGTGCGGAGCGCCAGTCACAGCATCTGGGTTGGTGTGAGCCTCATCGGAGACCTGCTTGAGAGAGGCTATGAGATAGTCCAGCTCCTCACGCGACTCGCTCTCAGTGGGCTCAATCATGAGACCCTCTGGGACGATAAGTGGAAAGTACACAGTTGGAGCGTGAATGCCAAAGTCGAGGAGCCGCTTTGCAACATTCATTGCACTTACTCCCGTTGAAGTCTTCAGCTGCTCTGCAGACAGTACACACTCGTGCATCCGCGGTGCTCCCGCCGAGAAGGGAAGTGTGTAACCGGGTATCTGGCGCACATGGTGAGCAACATAGTTCGCGTTAAGGACCGCGACTTCAGAGGCTCTCCTGAGACCCTGTCTACCCAGAGCGTATATGTAGGAGTATGCGCGTACTAGGACCCCAAAGTTCCCGTAGAAGCTGTGTACCTTTCCAATTGATCGTGGCAGGTCGTAGTTCAGGTCGAAGCGTCCGTCCGAGAGCCTCACAATCCGTGGGACCGGCAGGAACTCCGCAAGTCGCTCCTTGACCGCGACCGCACCCGCGCCCGGTCCTCCACCTCCGTGAGGAGTCGAGAATGTCTTATGCAGGTTGAGATGAACGACGTCGAAGCCCATGTCACCCGGTCGTGTGATTCCCATTATCGCATTGAAGTTGGCACCGTCATAGTAGAGTAGACCGCCAACATCATGAACTATACCAGCAATCTCCTCAATGTTCTTCTCGAACACGCCAATCGTGTTGGGATTGGTCAGCATGAGACCTGCAGTCTTTGGACCAGCTGCGCTCTTGAGAGCATCGAGATCAACGAGACCATCAGCGTTCGAGGGAATCACTACAACCTCGTAGCCAGCCATCGCTGCTGAGGCGGGGTTTGTTCCGTGCGCAGCGTCGGGAATGAGCATCTCAGTCCTCTGTGCACACTCCTTTGTCACGCACTTGTGATATTCACGCATCAGCATCACACCGGTAAACTCCCCGTGTGCTCCAGCAGCAGGCTGAAGTGTGACAGCATCCATGCCTGTGATCTCTGCAAGCCACCGCTCCAGTTCCCACATTAGCTCCAGCGCGCCTTGAGTGGTACGCACGTCCTGAAGAGGATGAAGCCATGAGAAACCGCGAAGAGCTGCGTTGCGTTCGTTGACGACAGGGTTATACTTCATCGTGCAGCTGCCCAGAGGATAAGTCCCGAGAGTCACTGCGAAGTTCATCTGAGAGAGACGGGTGTAGTGACGTATGACCTGAAGCTCTGTGGTATTTGGTATCAGTGGAGGAGCACTACGTCTCAACTCCGCAGGCACAACTCTGTCTAGTGGGCCGGTCTCCCGCAATACTTCAGGCTCCAGAGGCGGAAAGATGTGGCCTGTCGCGCCGGTCACCGCCTTCTCAAAGATGAGGGGTTCGGGCCATCGGGCCTGCTGGAAACGCCTATCATTCGGACCTGTATAGGGCACTATCATTCACCTCCCGCAATGTCACGGACTGCCTGCACCATGTCGTCAATGACCTTCTTCGACTGCAGCTCTGTCACTGAGAACAACATGGACTCTCCCAAGCTTGGAAACTCAGTGTTCAGAATCCAGCCACCATGGATACCACGCTTGAGTAGGCCCTCATGCACGTCATTGGATTTCAGCCCGTCGGTGAAGCGCACGACGAACCCTTTCCAGATGTGCTTTCCGATCGCGGGAGCAGTCACACCTCTGATCTTGTTCAACTGACTCGCTGCGTAGTTAGACTTGTGAGCGATTATCTCACCGAGCTGACAGAGTCCCTGCGAACCGAGAGTCGACAGGTAGATTGCAGCCGTCACTGCCATCAGTGCTTGGTTGGAACAGATGTTGCTCGTGGCCTTCTCACGACGTATGTGCTGTTCACGAGGACTGAGCGTGAGTACGAATCCCTGGTCTCGTGGTTCTCCGGTCGTGTAGGTCATGCCGACCAATCGACCGGGGAGCTGATAGATGAGCTTGCGGTCGTTTCTGCAGCCGAATACGCCAAGAAGCGGGCCACCGTAGGAAACGGGGTTCCCGAGCATCTGACCTTCCCCAATCACGATGTCAGCTCCATATTGGCCTGGCGGCCGTAGGATTCCCAGAGAGAGGACATCGACGCCAGCCACAAGGAGAGCATCATTCTCATGAACAATGCGGCTTATCTCGTCGACCTGAGTCTCAAGGAATCCCAAGTAACTGGGGTTCTCAACGTAGACTCCTGCGATCTGGTCATCTATCTTTGAGGAGAGATCTGCCAGTGACATGAGGCCAGTCTTCGAGTCAAATGCTACGCGTTCGACCTGTATACCTGCAGGCTCAGCAAGAGTCAACATGGCCCTGTAGTGTGCAGTGTTGATCGTGCCAGGAACCAAGAACTTGGGCTTCTTCTTGTTCACGCGTGACGCCATGCGTGCTGCCTCACCAAGCGCAGTCCCCATGTCATACATACTGCTGTTCACAACGTCAATTTCGAGTAGCTCTGCAAGAAGACTCTGGTACTCGTAGAGTGTCTGGAGCATCCCTTGGCTTATCTCAGGCTGATAGCTTGTATATGCAGTGACGAACTCGGAGCGGCCAGCCACCGCGGTCACTGCAGAAGGAATGTGATGAAAGCCAACACCGGAACCCAAGAACACGCTACCGTCGTCACCGGGCCTGTTCTTCGATGCTAGTTCTTCCACCCGTCGAATCACTTCTAACTCAGTATGCGACGATGGTATGTCAAGATCCCTTCGTAGTCTGAACTTCTCAGGGATATCACCGAATAGCTCGTCAATGGACTTTCGTCCCATGGACTTAAGCATCTCAGCCTCAGTTTCTCTTGACATCGGGATGTATGGATGTTGGAACTCCATTGCAGCGACCCTCGCTCTTTGCTGATGTCTCGGCGCCCCGAGAGCCAAATAGGTCTTCTGACTCTGGCACTGCGGAAACCGTTTTAAAGGCTGTTGAGACTAGCGCACCCCGGGCTGATTCAACTGAAACGATGGCTAATGGAAATACTGGCATGTCCTGTGAAGGATTGCAGGAGTCAGCTCGATTTGGACGTCTTCTCATCTCGCGAAACCTCTTCCAAGGATGGCACAGTCGAGGAGATTGAGGAGGGACTCATAACATGTCCAAAGTGCCATCGCTGGTACCCTGTCATCGAGGGCATAGCATGCATGCTTCCCGACGACCTCCGGTTGAGTGGAAAGCAGAGAATAGAGGAAACAGCGTTCTTGGAGCGATGGAGAGATCGGATACCCACTCACATACTGGAGGACGGAAGACCCTTCGGCCTCCAACCCCAAAGCTGAAATGTCTTACCGTTTTCCAGAAACCCCAATAGCCCCGTGGTGTAGTGGTCAATCATGGCGGGTTTTGGCCTCGCCGACCCAGGTTCGAATCCTGGCGGGGCTACCATATAGTCCGAAGCTAGGTGCGCTCTTTTACACTCAGGTCCTCCATGGAAGGAGAAACCTGCACATTGAAGAGGCGTTTGACCTGTGAGAGGACTAGGTGGTCCCCATTGAGCAGAATGTCAATCATGATGTGTCCAGAGAGACCGGAGGTTGATATCTTCTTCTCAAGCACAGCCTGAACCTGGAACACGCCCGCAGGGTTGTCCATCACAACTGTAATCTGCAGTGGCTTGCCCTTGCCTGGCTGGAGAATGACGTCTTCTATAGCGAGCGCGCTTACAGAGTGAATGTCGACCTTACCCTTCTGATAGGGTATTATGGTTCGTCCCTTGGTCATGTCACAGCCATCACCCAGCTTTGTCATTCCGGCCTCAAGGGTGAGACACTGCGTGTCGTCATCGTGAGCGTAGATGCCGTGCAGGGCGAAGGAGAGTATGTCAGTTGCCTTGGCAGGGTCATCATACAGGTCAAGCAACTTCTCCTCAAGAATGGGTCCCGCAAGTTGTACAGCAGCTTGAGAGTGTTCTGTTCGGTGTATTACCATGCCGATATCGTGAAGATATGTGGATGCCAGCACCACGAGACGTGCATCATCCATGTCTCCGATTCCTTCAGCTACGACGTTGGGCAGGAACGAGGCTGTGAGTATGTCGAATGCGCGTATGGCATTCCAAGATGCAACCTCTGCATGCGTCGGGCCGTGGTCAGTGTATCCAAGTCGTGATACTGCCATCCGATTCGCAGTACGCAGGAAAGCTTGGACACGAGGGGACTTGCTGAGGTATTGGTACATCTCAAGCGACTTGCTGTCGGGAGGTAGGAATTCCTTTACGTCAACTCTCTCCCGATTGAATGGTTCTTGACTTTTGCTCATGGTGAATTCCCCGAGGGAGTAAGCAGATCTCCAGACGTAGGACATTCTCGCAACTCACGTTGGACCGTTTCTATCAACGCGTTTGGTTCCCATACAGTCCAAGAAGGCTCAGACTCGCAGCAACTTCTGAACAATCATCAGACTACGATGACATATCAGACGAGGCGAGAAGCCAGCGCGAGTCCGGGACCTGTGTTGCACAGTGTCTGAAGTCTGCGCAGCGGGACACGACTCCACCCTGTCTGGAGAGATAAGGCTTCCCAAATGGGAATGCCTCAGATCTCTCCAGCCTCTTCGCGCAAGGTCATCAAGATGCGATCACTCGCTGAAACAGCCTGCCGGATGGTCTTGAGGTAGTCTTGGTGTGACTTCTCAAAGGCTGCACGACTTATCTTCTGTGTCTTCTTCCGTGCAAGGAGCTGTCTCAGGCCTGCCTTCGCCCCAGCAATACGCTCCTCTTGAAGTTCGAGCTGAGCGAGAAGGTCCCTGTACTTCGGACCGCAGGCAATCAACTGCTCTCTGAGCTCTGCAACCCTCGACTCGACTGTATCCATCTGGGCCTTGAGGTCTTGTTCTCGCATCATGAACTCCTTCTTCGACACCTTCCCTCGCTTCCGCTCGGCTTCCAGCTTCTCCAAGTCCAGAGCAAGAGCGGTCTTGTTTGAGTACTTGCTGGCGAACTCAGAGAGAAGCGCTGGCGGAGCCACTGATGCTCCTGTTTCCCTCTTGGACACGGACAGGTCCGTTTCTTCAACTGCGTGTGTGGTGACTGTCTTCCTGTAGACGACAAAGACCAGACCGACCAACCCAATCAAGAGGGAGAAGAGAAGGGGACGAGCAGCGGTGGCAAGTGAAACTTGGTAGATGACATACAGTTCAGGTGGATTGAGATGAGATGTGTTATAGCTCACGTATCGCAGGGTTGCATCAAAAGCACCGTAGAGGAGCCGGTATCCCGGCGATGCGTCGATGATAGTCACTCCTGCGGGCATCAGGACATCAACAACATGCGTCGTCACAAGTATCTCCCCGAGTGTTACCATCGGAAGCTCTACCTTGTTTCCTGCAGCAACAGTTTCCTGATAGCTTTGAAGATGAAGGACGTAGTCAACCTTGAAGGTATACTTGTAACCCGGCCAGAACTCCTTGTCACCAAACCGGTCCGCCTTCAGGTTTATACTGTGGGTGAAACTCGCGTTCCAATCATATGATTTGGGCAGTGATGCAGCAAGCAGACCAACTTCATCGTATATGCTGATGGAACTGGCGTACGCCGGAAAGACAATGGGCACCCTGCTCTCCTTAGCAGGACCAGTGTTCTGTAGCGTGATTGTTTCTGTGTAGTAGAGCCAACCCCACGAGTCTATTCGCACTTGTGTGATTCGGTCAGCCACCACTAGTGGTGTATAGGACTTCATGACTATTCGAATCGGATCGACGGACATTGCAGCTACATTGATTCGCACGCCCTCAGGAGAGGTCCCCTGAAGTGTGTCACCACTACGAAACGCGAAGGTCAGAGTTGCTCGTGCCAGAGGATACGGCACGAGAGGGAATCGCAGGCAGTCAAGCTGGTAGAGGTTGTTACCAGCATCGGTAATCACCTGTGTGGAGTGATAGTGGACCGTAACGGTGAATTTGTAGGAGGAGAGTAACCCCACAGGACTTGCCAGCAGTACTCTGAAATGCATCATGCCATCTCGGTCGTCTAGGCGAACTATCGACAGGGTCACAGACTCTTGGTCCGTCGCGGATGCCGAGAGATACTTCGCTGTGTAGTTCTGGTGAATATAGAACTCTATGGCGCTAATTGGAGCGGAGCCATTGTTCTCTACGGTGAACTCGTCGGCAATCTTGAGTTCATGATAGTACAATGTGGAGACTGTCCTTCCCACACTGAGTTTCATGCCCCGCAGTGGTGTTATCGGTATGTCTATTGTGACATTCACATGTGTAACACTGGTCTTGTTCGATGAGTCTGTGGCATTGAACCAGATCATATAGGTCCCGGACCCGTAGGAGGAGAGGTCCTTTCTGGCGGTCCACAGATGGGTCGCGAAATCGTAGTCCAGAGCAGTCCAGCTCCCGGCACCTATCTTATAGGCTGCGCGCCGGACAAGGTATTCGTCAGTCGCATTGAGTTCAAACACAGCAATCTCGTTCACGGTGCTGTTCTGGACAGGTTTGACCACTACAACTTCAGGCGGCTCGTTCGGTACGGCAGTGCCCAGCAGTGGAGCGGACCAGTCCGTGTGCGCTGTGGGCAGACCATCAATGTTCTCCGAACCGCTGAACATGACAATCATTGGATACTGAAGTGCGGTTTCGTTGAGGAACGGGATGTCTCGAGAATCAGTAGAGTTCATTCTAAGAAAGTACTCTATCTGAGTGGTCACGCCATCGTCGCTGGCATTGGACGCGAGAACCCGACTCTGATTGGTGTCAGGGAGGTGGCTGAAGGTCCCGGTGCCATAATCATCTCTGAAGATCACCTTGCTGTAGCTGGCTGGATTGAGGAACGAACTGCCAATCCTAGTGAGCTTGACGACGTATTCGAGATCTTCTCCGTAGAGTGTGTCAGTGGGGTTGGTATATGCTTCTTCTGCAGGGATTATGAAGCGCCGCTCCTCACCAATCCGCATTCCGATGATACCGTCTATGTATCCTTTGAGGAGCCGTTCTTGGTTCAGTGGGGTAGTGGATGTGTCGTCGGGGACCGTCCCGGTCTGGAACAGAGTGCCATTGCGCAGGTATAACTTGTACTCCACAGAGACTGCTTCAGCACCCGTGACTCTCGTGAAGGAATGGTGTGGTGTGCCAGGGGCGTAGCCATAGATGAGGTCGCTGCGGTTGAGACCATCCAAGATGAATGAGTCGCTCGGGTTTTTCCACCCGAGTGCAATCCAACCCTGTGTTCTGCATGATAGACCCACATAAAGGACAGTGGAGTTGTGTTCAAGATAGACGGTGACACCTGTTGCTGAATCGGTATAGCTGTAGGCATACTCCTTAGGGTCGATTATGCCGTCTGCGTGTCCGATGTGAGCGTCCACATAGGGTATGGACATGTTCAGCAGACCTTCGGCAGAGACTTTGCCACCTTCAGGCAAATCCGTGTCGGTCCCATACGTAGTCAATCCCATGAGAGAGCCGGATGCCATCACATTGCTAAACAGGAACAGTAGCAATAAGGAGAAAGTTGCGGCTTGTCGATGCAGATGGCTCACGTTGTATCACCGTGCGTCTTGATGTGTCCACAGGGTCAGCTCAGATATCACTGGACCGCGGACACCGCGCCCAGCTTCTGGTCCGATTAAATAGGTTTCGGACGTTGAACACATGTATCGTGTCTTCCTAGCCAGCTCCTTGCGAATTGTCGAGGGATGTGGGATTGACCACTGAACTGCGACTGTACCTCTTCGAAGCGCCCAGCAATTGGCTTGGCTCATTGATGGCCAATTGGCATGGCAGATTTGGACCCGAAAAGTGTAAAACGAGGACCCGGGTTTCTGCAGAACCTATACAAGGAGCTGACTAGACCCAATGAATACGGTAGCTGCCGGACTGGTAGCATTTCTCGTGGTCCTTCTTGCAACGCCAATCACCATCCGAGCGCTTCTCAGTAAAGGCATGACTGGCACAGACGTTCACAAGGTCAGTCGTCCGGAGATAGCAAAGGGAGGCGGGGTGCTGCTCCTGTTTGGCATTGTGACGGCACTATTGCTAGTGGTCGGCCTGACGACATTCTGCAACGGACAGGTGAGCGCGGGCATACTGGGAGCGCTGGTTGCAATCCTCATGGCCGGGATGATTGGCATAATGGATGACATTCTGGACTTTAGGAACAGGACCAAAGTGATACTCCCCTTGCTCGCATCAATCCCACTTGCTGCCCTGCAGGTCGGCACAACTACCCTCGCAATACCGTTTGTTGGGGTTATCGATCTTGGTGTCTTGTACCCACTTGTTGTTGTACCTTTGATGGTCACATTCATCATTGACTCCACCAACATGTACGCAGGAATGAATGGGCTTGAGGCAGGCCTGACATTCGTGAACGCATCGGCGATAGTGACCTACCTAACACTCATGCCTCTCATTAGGGGCACACCACTTAGTACTGCACAGAATGAGGCGGGATTCATAGCTGCAGCAGTTCTTGGGGCGTCGGCTGCATTTCTTGTCTACAACAGATACCCAGCAAAGATTCTCTCAGGCGATGTGGGACTTCTTCCATTAGGGGCAGCCATGGCAGCGTCACTGATTCTGGGCAACATGGACAGACTTGCGATACTCATGTACACAACGTATGGAATCAACTTCCTGCTGTACATAGTATACAAGACACAAGTGAAACGGAAAGGAATGCCCTATGCGAAGTTTGCCAGTCCGAGGGAAGACGGTACACTCAGCGTTGTGGGACCTTATGCCATGTACTGGATCATTCCACACTTCGTCAGAACAACAGAGAAGCGCAACGTTGAACTCCTAATAGCACTTCAGGCACTGATAGCATATGGTGCGGTCGCAATTCTTCTACTAGGCATCCCGTTAGGAATTGGCTGGATCTAGTTCAGCTTGTCCGGCAGGTAGGTGTCGACGACGAAGTCCACACCATACCGGCTGAACGCCTGCTGCTCCGCCTTCAAGCGGAGTTCTTGAAACTCTCGAATGTACTCCTGCCATGCAGCGTCAGCATAGCGTACGTCGTTCAGCAGCTCGTCCAGTCGCTTCAGGTCAGCATTGGTCATTGGTTCGGTAGGGAGAGCATATTTCTTGATGTCAGCCGCACTGACACCAATCCACTTCGCATCCGGTACGGTGAGGTCCCTGATGTGTGCAGAATTCGCGCTACCTGAAATGATCACACGCGCAATGTGCATACCCCACGGGTCGCCATCTGTGAAGATGTATACCGGCAGACCAAGTTCCTTGTTGAGTCGACGGATTAGACGTCGTGTGGCACGCGGAGACTGCCCGCCCAGATGGACCAAGACTGCTTTGAAGGTCTCCCAGGCGCGGGTCTCGACGAGCCGCGAGAACATACCTCCTGACTCGACTGCAAGCACAATCTCGGCATCTGAACTCACAGGCTCTGCAGTCATGAGAGCAGCTCCAATGGGCAGCCCGTCAGGACTGACTGTGAGGTCCACGGTCCTGCCCGCATAGCCGGGCACAGTGTATCTCATCAGGACCGGCCCATAGACTGAAGAGCGCTCCTCCGAGAAGACCCCGAAGTCTTCTCTTGCCAGCCCGGTGATGCACTCCAAGTCTGTGACAATCCTGTCAGACTCGGCCTGATCCTTGAATTTCACCCCAAAGGCCTCACTGGAGTAGTACAGGTCCCTGAGTGAACTGGTGCGAGAGCAGCTCAGTAGTTTCTTGGCAAAAGACGCAACCCAGAGTGTCTGAGCGAAGCTACGAGCGTGCTTGGAGTTGCCCGAGTCACGGACCACAGTCTGAGGTCCCAGCGCAAATCTCTGTTCGGCCTCACTGAACACAATGTTTGAGGTTTCCCGGTCGGGTATAGACAGCCGCGGAAACTCTCCTCGCCGGATACTCTCAATGACCGCGCTGCCGAGACGGGTCAGGATGTCTATTGGTTGTGAACTATCTCCCATCTTCCTTCACCTCGAAGAGTGCATTGACAAGCGAGTCGATGTCGGAACTATCCTCAGTGCCATCTGTGAGTTCCATTGCAAACCTAGCTATGAGACGCATCTCACGAGACAACTCTCTCATCCTCTTCGACTCCCAAGTGGATTGGACCATCCCCCTAGCTGTAGTCTTGAGCCTTCTTCCAAGCGATCTGTACAGCGCAATCAGTGCCGATTCTATCTCTGCAACTGGTGCAATGGACTGCTTTCCGGCCTCCTTGTAGGGTATCCGGGTGGAACAGACATGGACTGCAAGAATCGGATTGCCCGTCAATCCGGTGCTGTATCGAGACCAGCCAAGACCCCTGTTGACCCTCGTGAGAACACACTCAGCCGCATCGTACAATAGTGGGACTCTGTTTGCAAACCGGTAGAGAAGCGGAAAGTCCAGGTCTGAAGTACCAGCACCAATTGCCAACACGCCCTCCACAATGAACGGGTAGCCTTCCCAATCCCTCACACTGCTACAGGCGTAGCCAAGGGGTCTGCAGTCGAGGACAGCAGCAACAGAATTGAGAAAGCTCTCTTCACCAATCGGGCTGAGACCATCGGAAGATGGAGGTAGTACCCCATCAAAAGTCTTCAGTGCCTTGCTCAACACTATCAGCTCATCACGTGACAGAGTCTCTATACGACGGCTTCCATCAAGAGACAGAAAGGCCAGAAGCCGACTTGCGGTCTGATTGCCCAACTGCTGAAACGAACTCACCAAGAAGTCGCGAAGCCGTGTCTCAGAACGGGACTTGGAAATGAGTCGTCGAAGGAGCTCCAAGTCAGCCGCGCGCGGATGGGGCTTGGTAGGTACTGTCTTGGGAGGAACGGTCCGACACCACGGACCGAATACGATTGTCTGACCGGCTATGCTGGCTTGAATCTCCGCATGGGGAGTGCCCACAGTAGTGAGCCGCAAGTACTCTAGTACCCTGTCTCGTGCCCTCTTCAAGTCCCCCTTGAGCCTTATGTTGACAGTGGTTCCCGTAGTGTCCCGAACTGCTGGTGCCCTATCCTCAATTATCGGTCGATTGTTCTCAATGTCAATGAGAATCCTGAATCTCTCACCCGAGCCACAGCTCGTCCGAGTGTGAATCTCCACAGGCGAGTTCGTCGTCACCTGCCCATACAATACCGCCATCGTGACACCCAGACCGAAGGTTCCCCTTCGCTGTCGCAGGTTATACTTACTTCCATAGAAGACTGTACCAAAGGCGTCAGCCACTTGGTCAGCGGGAACTCCAGAGCCGTTATCAGACACCACAATGGTGAGTGTGCCGGTCTCGTCCTCGTTCAGTTCAACTTGAATTCGCGGAAGGGTTCCGATGTCCTCGCAGGCGTCAAGACTGTTCTCGACTAGCTCCCGGACCGTTGAGTATACTGCTTGCACTTGGTTTCCAAAGCCAGCCATCTGACGGTTTCTGTAGAAGAACTCCGATGGCGAAATCCTTGCGAAAGAATCGGATGTGTCAGATGGCGTCATCGCATGGTCAATGATAGGTCTCATAGCGTTCATATTAGGCGACGTATTACGGACCTACTGCTCCCACAGCTCCACGGATGCACGGGTTATCTCGCGACGCATCTTCTCAAGGTATCCGTATACTGCCGGGTGAGGAGCACCCTGAATGAGCATTTCAATGGCGCGGGTTGCATACTCCAAGCCCGGGTCAACTCCGATTATTGAAGCCGTGTGACCGTACACGCTGACTTTGACCCCGGTTATCTCTTCGATTACGCGTCGTGCACGACCCCTCTCTCCAATCAGTCGTCCGGAAATGCGCTTTATATGGGACGGTGACGACCCGGCATTCTCTTTCAGAGACATCACGACCAGTCGAGCGTCCTCATCAATCAGCGTAAGCGCATTGTGTGGACTGAATCCCCTACCTATAGCATGCACAATGTCACG
The sequence above is a segment of the Candidatus Thorarchaeota archaeon genome. Coding sequences within it:
- the gcvPB gene encoding aminomethyl-transferring glycine dehydrogenase subunit GcvPB, encoding MIVPYTGPNDRRFQQARWPEPLIFEKAVTGATGHIFPPLEPEVLRETGPLDRVVPAELRRSAPPLIPNTTELQVIRHYTRLSQMNFAVTLGTYPLGSCTMKYNPVVNERNAALRGFSWLHPLQDVRTTQGALELMWELERWLAEITGMDAVTLQPAAGAHGEFTGVMLMREYHKCVTKECAQRTEMLIPDAAHGTNPASAAMAGYEVVVIPSNADGLVDLDALKSAAGPKTAGLMLTNPNTIGVFEKNIEEIAGIVHDVGGLLYYDGANFNAIMGITRPGDMGFDVVHLNLHKTFSTPHGGGGPGAGAVAVKERLAEFLPVPRIVRLSDGRFDLNYDLPRSIGKVHSFYGNFGVLVRAYSYIYALGRQGLRRASEVAVLNANYVAHHVRQIPGYTLPFSAGAPRMHECVLSAEQLKTSTGVSAMNVAKRLLDFGIHAPTVYFPLIVPEGLMIEPTESESREELDYLIASLKQVSDEAHTNPDAVTGAPHSTAIGHLDEYRAAHPKTMTLSWRMQRQSREADSQ
- the gcvPA gene encoding aminomethyl-transferring glycine dehydrogenase subunit GcvPA, which encodes MEFQHPYIPMSRETEAEMLKSMGRKSIDELFGDIPEKFRLRRDLDIPSSHTELEVIRRVEELASKNRPGDDGSVFLGSGVGFHHIPSAVTAVAGRSEFVTAYTSYQPEISQGMLQTLYEYQSLLAELLEIDVVNSSMYDMGTALGEAARMASRVNKKKPKFLVPGTINTAHYRAMLTLAEPAGIQVERVAFDSKTGLMSLADLSSKIDDQIAGVYVENPSYLGFLETQVDEISRIVHENDALLVAGVDVLSLGILRPPGQYGADIVIGEGQMLGNPVSYGGPLLGVFGCRNDRKLIYQLPGRLVGMTYTTGEPRDQGFVLTLSPREQHIRREKATSNICSNQALMAVTAAIYLSTLGSQGLCQLGEIIAHKSNYAASQLNKIRGVTAPAIGKHIWKGFVVRFTDGLKSNDVHEGLLKRGIHGGWILNTEFPSLGESMLFSVTELQSKKVIDDMVQAVRDIAGGE
- a CDS encoding phosphohydrolase, producing the protein MSKSQEPFNRERVDVKEFLPPDSKSLEMYQYLSKSPRVQAFLRTANRMAVSRLGYTDHGPTHAEVASWNAIRAFDILTASFLPNVVAEGIGDMDDARLVVLASTYLHDIGMVIHRTEHSQAAVQLAGPILEEKLLDLYDDPAKATDILSFALHGIYAHDDDTQCLTLEAGMTKLGDGCDMTKGRTIIPYQKGKVDIHSVSALAIEDVILQPGKGKPLQITVVMDNPAGVFQVQAVLEKKISTSGLSGHIMIDILLNGDHLVLSQVKRLFNVQVSPSMEDLSVKERT
- a CDS encoding FKBP-type peptidyl-prolyl cis-trans isomerase: MSIPYVDAHIGHADGIIDPKEYAYSYTDSATGVTVYLEHNSTVLYVGLSCRTQGWIALGWKNPSDSFILDGLNRSDLIYGYAPGTPHHSFTRVTGAEAVSVEYKLYLRNGTLFQTGTVPDDTSTTPLNQERLLKGYIDGIIGMRIGEERRFIIPAEEAYTNPTDTLYGEDLEYVVKLTRIGSSFLNPASYSKVIFRDDYGTGTFSHLPDTNQSRVLASNASDDGVTTQIEYFLRMNSTDSRDIPFLNETALQYPMIVMFSGSENIDGLPTAHTDWSAPLLGTAVPNEPPEVVVVKPVQNSTVNEIAVFELNATDEYLVRRAAYKIGAGSWTALDYDFATHLWTARKDLSSYGSGTYMIWFNATDSSNKTSVTHVNVTIDIPITPLRGMKLSVGRTVSTLYYHELKIADEFTVENNGSAPISAIEFYIHQNYTAKYLSASATDQESVTLSIVRLDDRDGMMHFRVLLASPVGLLSSYKFTVTVHYHSTQVITDAGNNLYQLDCLRFPLVPYPLARATLTFAFRSGDTLQGTSPEGVRINVAAMSVDPIRIVMKSYTPLVVADRITQVRIDSWGWLYYTETITLQNTGPAKESRVPIVFPAYASSISIYDEVGLLAASLPKSYDWNASFTHSINLKADRFGDKEFWPGYKYTFKVDYVLHLQSYQETVAAGNKVELPMVTLGEILVTTHVVDVLMPAGVTIIDASPGYRLLYGAFDATLRYVSYNTSHLNPPELYVIYQVSLATAARPLLFSLLIGLVGLVFVVYRKTVTTHAVEETDLSVSKRETGASVAPPALLSEFASKYSNKTALALDLEKLEAERKRGKVSKKEFMMREQDLKAQMDTVESRVAELREQLIACGPKYRDLLAQLELQEERIAGAKAGLRQLLARKKTQKISRAAFEKSHQDYLKTIRQAVSASDRILMTLREEAGEI
- a CDS encoding DNA topoisomerase IV subunit A; amino-acid sequence: MGDSSQPIDILTRLGSAVIESIRRGEFPRLSIPDRETSNIVFSEAEQRFALGPQTVVRDSGNSKHARSFAQTLWVASFAKKLLSCSRTSSLRDLYYSSEAFGVKFKDQAESDRIVTDLECITGLAREDFGVFSEERSSVYGPVLMRYTVPGYAGRTVDLTVSPDGLPIGAALMTAEPVSSDAEIVLAVESGGMFSRLVETRAWETFKAVLVHLGGQSPRATRRLIRRLNKELGLPVYIFTDGDPWGMHIARVIISGSANSAHIRDLTVPDAKWIGVSAADIKKYALPTEPMTNADLKRLDELLNDVRYADAAWQEYIREFQELRLKAEQQAFSRYGVDFVVDTYLPDKLN
- a CDS encoding DNA topoisomerase VI subunit B; its protein translation is MNAMRPIIDHAMTPSDTSDSFARISPSEFFYRNRQMAGFGNQVQAVYSTVRELVENSLDACEDIGTLPRIQVELNEDETGTLTIVVSDNGSGVPADQVADAFGTVFYGSKYNLRQRRGTFGLGVTMAVLYGQVTTNSPVEIHTRTSCGSGERFRILIDIENNRPIIEDRAPAVRDTTGTTVNIRLKGDLKRARDRVLEYLRLTTVGTPHAEIQASIAGQTIVFGPWCRTVPPKTVPTKPHPRAADLELLRRLISKSRSETRLRDFLVSSFQQLGNQTASRLLAFLSLDGSRRIETLSRDELIVLSKALKTFDGVLPPSSDGLSPIGEESFLNSVAAVLDCRPLGYACSSVRDWEGYPFIVEGVLAIGAGTSDLDFPLLYRFANRVPLLYDAAECVLTRVNRGLGWSRYSTGLTGNPILAVHVCSTRIPYKEAGKQSIAPVAEIESALIALYRSLGRRLKTTARGMVQSTWESKRMRELSREMRLIARFAMELTDGTEDSSDIDSLVNALFEVKEDGR